The genomic DNA CACCCCCCGGTTCGACGCCGGTCAGTCGTCCGCCTCGGCCACCGTCGCCGTGAACCCCACGTCGCGGAGCCGGTCGACCAGCGGCATCCCGATGCCCGACGCCGGCGTGAGGACGCCACCCTCGAGCGGCGAGTCGACCTCGTCGTGCAGGAGACACATCGCCGACTCCCCGAGCATCCGCGCGGTCCCGCCGTAGCCCGGGTCCAGGTCGACGCCGAACTCGGCCTCGACGGTGAACTCGCCGTCCGCGCCCGTCCCGCGCCCGATGACGCGGATGCTGAAGTGGCCCTTCTCCATCTGTCGCTCCGAGGGACCCTCGCCGGGGTCGGGGAACACGTACCGGCTGAGCCCCCGTCGGAGCGGCCCGACGGACATGGCGGCCCCGAACAGCCCGATACCGCCGGCGATGGCGCCCGAACTGGCCGCCCCGACCAGCGACCGGCCGGTGGGGATGACCTCGTTGCAGGTGAACTCGCGACTGTACGGGTAGTCCAGCAGCGCGTTGCTCCGCCGGACCACGCGCTCGTTGACGGCCGCCATCGGGGAGGGCGCGGTCCACTCCGAACTCAGGTCGTCCTTCCGGGCGAGGCGCTGCTCGCCACGGTCGGGGCCGTCGCGCTCGCCCGGCGGCGCCAGCGAGTACGGGTTCCGGAGCGTCTCCCGGGCGACCGGGTCCGACGAGGCCGCCTCGAACAGTTCCGTGAAACTCGCGAGCGTGCCGCCGCTCACGCCGCCGCTCGCGCTCTCGACGAGGATGCGCACCCGCTCGCACGGCGCGCCGAACTCCTCGCGCGCGAACGTCTGGACCATCAGGGTCCCGATGTCCGCGGGCACGGAGTCGAACCCGCAACTGTTGACGATGCGCGTCTCGGCCGCGACCGCGTCGTCGTGGTACTCGTCGACAACCTCCCGGATCCAGTTCACCTCGCCCGTCAGGTCGCAGTAGTCCGTCCCCTCCTCGATACACGCCCCGACCAGCGGCGTCCCGTACTTCGTGTACGGCCCGACCGTGGTGGCGACGACCTGGGTGCGGCCCGCCATTTCGCGGAGGCTCTCGGGCTCGGTCGCATCGCCGAGCACGATGGGAATCTCGTCCCACGCGTCGGCCTCCGCGAGGATGTCGGCCTCGATGCCCTCGAGTTTCGCCTCGTTCCGGCCCCCGAGCGCCAGGTCGAGGTCCTCGGGCGGATACTGCCCGGCGAGGTACTCCGCGAGGAGGCGCCCCGCGACGCCGGTCGCTCCCCACACGACGATGTCGAACTCTCGGTCGCTGTCGGACACGGTTATCGAGTGTCAGTTGAGCGCCCAGGGTCTAAACGGTCGGGTTCGGACGGGAAGGAACGGTGGCTCCCAGTGTCAGTTCGGGACGGTCGTCAGTCCGGACGAGGAACGACCGGCTCGCTCCAGCACCTCGATGAAGAATCACAACTGCCACCTTTTTCAGATGCAATTTGTTTGCAGCCGGTATAGAATAAGAAATCAGACTTCAATATGGGAAGCTTAGATGTATCTAATCAATTTTAATTTTTGTAGAGATGTGGGGCCGGAGGGATTTGAACCCCCGATCGACTGATATCTCCGGTTGCGCCTCGGTTCTCCAGAGGGTCGTCACAGCGACGCGGTGATCAGCCGGCCGCTCGGTATATCAGTCTGGAGTCTCGTCACCGGGCGCGTGGCCTCTGGAGTCAGTCGCCATGCCTGGCTTGGCCACAGCCCCTCGCCATCACGTACCCCGGTTCCGTCTAAAGGGATTTCGGTTCCGTGGGAGCCGGCAGCGGGGTGGCGTGCGCCGCCTGGGGGAGTGGTCGAGCCGTTCCAGCCCGGCGACTGCAGGCGCTGTGGGTGTTCGGTGCCGAACCGGTGGACCGGAGCGCTGTCCCCACCGACCGTGTCCCTGACGGGTGTCTCGACTCCGTTCGACCCCGGCTTCGGATAATGTTATCTCCTCACAAATCATAATAAATCCGATATGAGACAGCTATTGACGCTCACAGTGGTCCTGCTGATGGTCCTCGCGGGGTGTACGACGGGGGGTGCGCCGGCCGACGGTGGCGCTGCGGCGGAGACGCCAGCCGGATCGGACCCCGGAGCGCCCGACGGGGAGCCAGCGGACGGTGGCTCGACGGCCGCGCCGGCCCCGTTGCTCGACGCTGAGGACGCGGCCTTCCGTTCGGCGGCCGATGCCGCACTGGCCGGCGCCGCGGCAGAGCCGGGAACCGGCGCGATCTACCTCGAGGTGGTCAACAGCGCCGGGACGGCCTACTACGGGACGTACAACCACACGGAACTGACCCTGGCCGAGGTCAACGCGAACGGGATGCTCGTCTTCAACAACGACGTGACGGCGCCGCACACCTTCGGCATCCACGACCCCTTCACGACGGGACCCCGGGCCTGTGTCGATGGCGTTGAGGACGAGAGCACCAGCGGGTACGACGTCTTCGGGTTCAGTCAGCGGGGCGCGCCCAACACCCTGAAGCCGTTCGACGACGCGCTGTGCAGCTTCGAGGTCACGGAGGAGAACGGGGTCTACACCGGTGTCGGGACCGCGCGGGCCCACTTCTACACCTACACCGACGGCTACCACGAGCGCGATATGCGGTTCGTCTTCGTCTACCGGGCGTGACGGACAGCGAGCGAGTGGCCCGCCGGTTCGACCCGCCGTCCGGACCGGGGCACCTGCCGAACTCGCCGGGACCCGGTTCGCCGTCGGCTCCCGGAGGTCGCCCATCCCCAGGGTCGCGCCGGGCGGGCGAGCGGGGTAGCGATTTTTCCACGCGGGGGGCCAACGTGCGATCGTGAGCCATCCGAGTGACGGGCCGAACCGAATCCCCGTGACCGTCCGGACGGGCGACTACGAGACGACGCTCCGCGTCGAGCGCGGGACCATCCTCCGAGATGCCCTGCTTGAGGCCGGTTTCGAGGTGTACGGGAGCGTCTCACGCGCCGCCAACTGCGGCGGGCGCGGGCTCTGTGGGACCTGCGGCGTCCGCTTCGAGGGGGACGCCGTACCCGAACCCACACACTGGCACGACCGCGCCGCCGCGCGCTTCGGCTACCCGCGGCTCTCCTGTCGGATTCCTGTCGACGAGCCGCTGACGGTCCGGGTCCCGGAGAAGGTGATGTGGGGCCAGTTGCTGCCGGGCGAGCGCGACGGGGAGTGAGGGGCGCGTCAGTCCCGGTCCGTCTCGCTCCACGCGCAGTCCTGGCACTTGTAGCCCGTCACGAACTCCGTGACGCTGGGCATGTACCCCACGCTGATGACGTTCCCACCGCAGTCCGGACACTCCCGGTCGGCGTCCTCGATGGCCTCGGTGTCCATCGGCGACTCCCCCTCGATGAGTTCGGCGAGCTTCGCCGGCGTCACCATCCGACCCTCCACGACGCGGTTCTCTGACATACCCGGGGCGAGGACAGCCGTACCCGTAACCGTGTCCCTTCCG from Haloglomus litoreum includes the following:
- a CDS encoding DUF5795 family protein, which translates into the protein MSENRVVEGRMVTPAKLAELIEGESPMDTEAIEDADRECPDCGGNVISVGYMPSVTEFVTGYKCQDCAWSETDRD
- a CDS encoding saccharopine dehydrogenase family protein, whose product is MSDSDREFDIVVWGATGVAGRLLAEYLAGQYPPEDLDLALGGRNEAKLEGIEADILAEADAWDEIPIVLGDATEPESLREMAGRTQVVATTVGPYTKYGTPLVGACIEEGTDYCDLTGEVNWIREVVDEYHDDAVAAETRIVNSCGFDSVPADIGTLMVQTFAREEFGAPCERVRILVESASGGVSGGTLASFTELFEAASSDPVARETLRNPYSLAPPGERDGPDRGEQRLARKDDLSSEWTAPSPMAAVNERVVRRSNALLDYPYSREFTCNEVIPTGRSLVGAASSGAIAGGIGLFGAAMSVGPLRRGLSRYVFPDPGEGPSERQMEKGHFSIRVIGRGTGADGEFTVEAEFGVDLDPGYGGTARMLGESAMCLLHDEVDSPLEGGVLTPASGIGMPLVDRLRDVGFTATVAEADD
- a CDS encoding 2Fe-2S iron-sulfur cluster-binding protein, with product MSHPSDGPNRIPVTVRTGDYETTLRVERGTILRDALLEAGFEVYGSVSRAANCGGRGLCGTCGVRFEGDAVPEPTHWHDRAAARFGYPRLSCRIPVDEPLTVRVPEKVMWGQLLPGERDGE